In one Magallana gigas chromosome 9, xbMagGiga1.1, whole genome shotgun sequence genomic region, the following are encoded:
- the LOC117689178 gene encoding uncharacterized protein — protein MSTSAEQITPDSTEGTQVTPDPTEDARESQTTDGKRQYVTQDEEEYQEEYYQDEDSFADILAKKRADVSRAKARMAYTARELELRKQRVELDAAMEMLHLEREAAEAEADCQAFESTMIQMSPMKRRTSSLGEVSNFKPGQDQSTPRQPSASPGLLTGTSDPTQLDPDAQPYVPAAQPLVPDTQPSMPVAQPYVPTAQPYVRAAQPYVPAPQPNVPAAQPYVPAAQPHVPAAQPHVPAAQPYVPAAQPHVPAAQPHVPAAQPHVPAAQPHVPAAQPHVPAAQPSMPAAQPHVPAAHPHVPTAHPHVPVAQPYVAASHPLSPLVTDQGPQVTDVTRFLLRKDLLFSRLTHFDDRPESYSAWKHSFMCVVNELQVLDSEQMDLLIKYLGPESKKHATSMRTSNIFDISRGLRRLWERLDERYGAPEHVEASVRAKLLSFPKLGNRDHQKLYDLSDILMEMKFLKEDPKYSAMLAYLDSSSGIRPIISKLPYGLQEKWTNRAMKYKLEHQTVFPPFGVFVDFMKEMSRVKNDPSFAYHTDANHNEKQPMNVPRGRVNTKKTTVYQPTGSGNLNEPKLDVCIIHTGPGVKHSVNNCRVFKAKPIEERMKLLREHRLCFRCCSASHRKQDCKEAIMCKECGSEFHTTSLHVDSSPAPTTGRASSVHGGEEAPRRQQVTKEQHVTTINSNCTEVGKEFKGKSCARIVPATVTYDGRTVSLYAMLDDQSNKTLAKKELFDLLNINTETIPYLMTSCSGQVTTFGRTASGLYIESARGETRLPLPCTLECDEIPNNYQEIPTPDVALQHKHMRDIAGDILPIDASRKILLLIGRDLPQVHHVLEQRIGRDHEPFAQRSPLGWTIIGDTCLSGQHRPRAANVYKTFITDSGRGTILEPCAQYLSVREKLPTRDVTNRLRVSDTSSDEHLFRRTPDDNKVGSSVEDRMFMDIMNKELLIGEDGKWVAPLPFRQPRLRLPNNYEVALRRARALDASLKRDPVKKEHFATFMTKLFDNDHAEKAPTSKSTQEQWFLPLFGVYHPQKPHQIRGVFDSSAKFKGTSLNDQLLSGPNLTNSLLGVLLRFRKEMIAVVADVQHMFHCFTVREEHRDFLSFLWYKDNEIGTELTEFRMKVHVFGNSPSPAIATLGLRKISELSEESHGPDVKEFIKRNFYVDDGLTSCSTSQEAVDLMCRTQDALKQYGNLRLHKFASNSADVMKAFEPRDLAQDIYDLNLDEDQLVQRSLGMRWNLSSDMFEFRISTDDKPTTRRGVLSTVNSLFDPLGFLSPVIISGKLILRDVVTCTSDWDEPLPDHILASWEEWSSSLKELEKIHIPRTTVVHLSKAVRKELWTYADASEKAIAAVSYMKVYYEDGSAMTGFLLGKSKVAPVSGHTIPRLELCAAVLAIEISQIVMDHMDIMFDSVKYFSDSRVVLGYIHNDKRRFFIYVSNRVEKIRSLSEPSQWNFVPTHLNPADEGTRGVVPKDIGECAWLRGTTHLQRIDDETKAEGFPLQEPLSDREVRPVCLKTECEPMLGTQRYERFSSWDRLVEGIALLQRFIISRKGGKSQILPKSIDYSQRAENYIIKTVQREVYCEEIYCLRSKQPLPKNSSILALSPFLDDDGIVRVGGRLRHLNDATVCKNPILIPGKHHIATLLVRKYHQLVQHQGRHFTEGKVRSCGFWVTGCKRLVSSLIHKCVTCRRQRGSFATQKMSDLPTDRILPGEPPFTSVGVDIFGPWDVVTRRTRGVPANGKRWAALFTCLVTRAVHVEVVEEMSASSFINALKRFTAIRGQAKEYRSDRGTNFVGATDPLQIDAINVEDRQVKDFLHSRGTTWIFNPPHASHMGGAWERMIGLTRRILDNMLKDHSAQGLTHEVLTTFLAEASAIINSRPLTAVSSDPDSPFVLTPSILLTQKTDVPTEAVCDTTAKDLFKVQWKRVQHLAKMFWDKWKKEYLHTLQARKKWHHGQRNISVGDIVLLKDVETHRNNWPLGRITATFPGKDNLVRKVEVRVSKDGKTTSYVRPVTELILLLEN, from the coding sequence AGCTGATTGTCAAGCCTTTGAATCGACCATGATACAGATGTCACCTATGAAGAGACGAACGAGTTCCTTAGGCGAAGTCAGCAACTTTAAACCAGGACAGGATCAATCCACTCCACGTCAACCTTCTGCATCGCCAGGACTACTGACCGGTACTTCCGATCCGACTCAACTTGACCCGGATGCACAACCCTATGTACCTGCAGCACAGCCTTTGGTTCCTGACACACAGCCGTCCATGCCTGTCGCACAACCGTACGTGCCTACTGCACAGCCTTATGTGCGTGCCGCACAGCCTTATGTGCCTGCCCCACAGCCCAACGTGCCTGCCGCACAACCTTATGTGCCTGCCGCACAACCTCACGTGCCTGCCGCACAACCTCACGTGCCTGCCGCACAACCTTACGTGCCTGCCGCACAACCTCACGTGCCTGCCGCACAGCCTCACGTGCCTGCCGCACAGCCTCACGTGCCTGCCGCACAACCTCACGTGCCTGCCGCACAACCTCACGTGCCTGCCGCACAGCCATCCATGCCTGCCGCACAGCCTCATGTGCCTGCCGCACACCCTCACGTGCCTACCGCACACCCTCACGTGCCTGTCGCACAACCGTATGTGGCTGCCTCACACCCCTTATCACCACTTGTGACTGATCAGGGACCACAAGTAACTGATGTTACCCGATTCCTCCTGAGGAAGGACTTGCTATTCTCCAGACTTACTCACTTTGACGATAGACCAGAATCATACAGTGCCTGGAAACACAGCTTTATGTGTGTAGTGAATGAGCTTCAAGTCTTGGACTCCGAGCAGATGGACCTTCTTATCAAGTACTTAGGTCCGGAATCTAAGAAGCACGCAACAAGCATGAGGACATCCAACATCTTCGACATCTCAAGAGGACTAAGAAGACTTTGGGAAAGGTTGGATGAGCGCTATGGTGCACCAGAACATGTGGAAGCATCCGTAAGAGCCAAACTGTTGAGTTTCCCAAAGCTTGGCAACAGAGATCATCAAAAACTTTACGATCTGTCAGACATTCTTATGGAGATGAAGTTTTTGAAGGAGGATCCGAAGTACAGTGCAATGTTGGCCTATCTAGACTCATCCTCAGGGATTAGACCCATCATTTCAAAACTTCCGTATGGCCTGCAGGAGAAATGGACCAACAGAGCCATGAAGTACAAGCTTGAACATCAGACTGTGTTTCCACCCTTTGGTGTGTTTGTTGACTTCATGAAGGAGATGAGCAGAGTGAAAAACGACCCAAGTTTTGCGTATCACACTGACGCTAACCACAACGAAAAGCAGCCTATGAACGTTCCAAGGGGAAGAGTGAACACGAAGAAAACCACAGTGTATCAACCAACAGGATCCGGAAATCTGAACGAGCCGAAGCTTGATGTGTGTATAATTCACACCGGTCCGGGTGTTAAACACAGTGTCAATAACTGTCGAGTGTTTAAGGCCAAGCCTATTGAAGAACGTATGAAGTTGCTCCGTGAACACAGACTCTGTTTTCGGTGTTGTTCCGCAAGTCATAGGAAACAAGACTGTAAAGAGGCCATCATGTGCAAGGAATGCGGAAGTGAGTTCCACACTACGTCTCTCCATGTTGATTCGTCACCAGCTCCTACCACTGGAAGGGCCTCATCAGTTCATGGCGGGGAGGAGGCTCCTAGGCGTCAGCAAGTAACAAAAGAACAGCACGTCACAACCATAAACAGCAACTGCACAGAAGTAGGGAAGGAATTTAAGGGAAAATCTTGTGCAAGAATTGTTCCCGCGACTGTCACCTATGATGGAAGAACTGTCTCTCTGTATGCTATGCTTGACGACCAGAGTAACAAGACCTTGGCTAAGAAGGAATTGTTTGACTTGCTGAACATCAATACAGAGACAATACCTTACCTGATGACGTCATGTTCTGGACAAGTGACAACCTTCGGGAGAACTGCCTCAGGACTCTATATTGAATCAGCCAGGGGTGAGACCAGACTACCCTTGCCGTGCACGTTAGAGTGTGATGAAATACCGAACAACTACCAAGAGATCCCTACACCTGACGTTGCTCTTCAGCACAAGCACATGCGGGATATAGCCGGCGACATCCTACCCATTGACGCTTCAAGAAAAATTCTGTTGCTGATAGGAAGAGACCTTCCTCAAGTCCACCATGTTCTTGAGCAGCGCATAGGACGTGACCACGAACCATTTGCACAGAGGTCACCCCTTGGTTGGACGATCATCGGCGACACATGCTTGTCTGGACAACACAGACCAAGAGCTGCGAATGTGTACAAGACCTTCATCACGGACAGCGGACGTGGAACTATTCTTGAACCATGTGCCCAGTACTTATCCGTGAGAGAGAAGCTTCCAACCAGAGATGTGACAAACAGATTACGGGTATCTGACACTTCATCTGATGAACACTTATTCAGACGCACACCAGATGATAACAAAGTGGGATCATCAGTGGAAGATAGGATGTTTATGGACATCATGAACAAAGAACTATTGATAGGTGAGGATGGAAAGTGGGTAGCTCCCCTACCCTTCCGCCAACCAAGATTACGACTACCAAACAACTATGAGGTTGCATTGAGACGTGCACGAGCCTTGGACGCAAGTCTCAAGAGAGATCCAGTAAAGAAGGAACACTTTGCGACCTTTATGACAAAGCTGTTCGACAACGATCATGCTGAGAAAGCACCCACTTCCAAGTCAACGCAGGAGCAGTGGTTTCTTCCTCTCTTCGGGGTCTACCACCCTCAGAAACCTCACCAGATCCGGGGCGTATTTGATTCCTCTGCGAAGTTCAAGGGAACCTCTTTGAACGACCAACTGCTGTCTGGCCCGAACCTCACCAACAGCTTGCTTGGAGTGTTGCTTCGTTTCAGGAAGGAGATGATTGCTGTCGTAGCAGACGTGCAGCACATGTTTCACTGCTTCACCGTCAGAGAAGAGCACAGAGACTTTCTCAGCTTCCTTTGGTACAAGGACAACGAGATCGGAACGGAACTAACAGAATTCCGAATGAAGGTCCACGTTTTTGGTAATAGTCCTTCTCCGGCCATAGCGACACTGGGCCTCAGGAAGATCTCAGAACTATCTGAGGAAAGCCATGGACCTGATGTCAAGGAGTTCATCAAGAGGAACTTCTACGTTGATGATGGTCTGACATCATGCTCAACAAGCCAAGAAGCAGTAGACCTGATGTGCAGAACCCAGGACGCATTGAAGCAATACGGGAACCTAAGGCTCCACAAGTTCGCATCAAACAGCGCGGATGTCATGAAGGCGTTTGAGCCACGAGACTTAGCACAGGACATCTACGACCTGAACCTTGATGAGGACCAGCTCGTGCAACGGAGTCTTGGTATGCGATGGAACTTGTCGAGTGATATGTTCGAGTTCCGCATCTCTACTGATGACAAGCCCACAACACGCAGAGGTGTACTGTCGACAGTGAACAGCCTCTTCGATCCATTAGGCTTTCTCTCACCTGTTATCATCAGCGGGAAACTCATTCTTAGAGACGTAGTGACCTGTACCTCAGACTGGGATGAGCCGCTGCCGGACCATATTCTGGCAAGCTGGGAAGAGTGGAGTTCATCTCTGAAGGAGTTGGAGAAGATCCACATACCCAGAACAACCGTGGTACATCTTAGCAAGGCAGTAAGAAAGGAACTGTGGACATATGCGGACGCGTCAGAGAAAGCCATAGCTGCCGTTTCTTACATGAAGGTGTACTACGAAGATGGCTCTGCGATGACTGGATTTCTACTAGGGAAGTCTAAAGTGGCACCAGTATCAGGCCATACCATACCCCGTTTAGAGCTTTGTGCAGCTGTTCTAGCCATTGAGATATCGCAGATAGTCATGGATCACATGGACATAATGTTCGACTCGGTGAAGTATTTTTCCGACAGTCGTGTGGTATTGGGGTATATCCACAATGATAAGAGACGATTTTTTATTTACGTCTCCAACAGGGTCGAGAAAATCAGAAGCCTTAGTGAGCCGTCGCAGTGGAACTTTGTGCCGACACACCTCAACCCTGCTGACGAGGGCACTAGAGGCGTAGTTCCTAAGGACATTGGAGAGTGTGCTTGGCTTAGAGGAACTACTCACCTGCAGCGCATTGACGACGAAACCAAGGCAGAAGGGTTTCCCCTACAGGAACCTCTGTCAGACAGAGAAGTCAGACCTGTATGTTTGAAGACTGAGTGTGAACCTATGCTTGGAACTCAGAGATATGAGAGATTTTCCAGCTGGGACAGATTGGTCGAGGGTATCGCCCTGCTCCAGCGATTCATCATAAGCAGAAAGGGAGGTAAATCACAGATTTTACCGAAGTCCATAGACTACTCTCAAAGAGCAGAAAACTACATTATCAAGACAGTGCAAAGAGAAGTCTATTGTGAGGAGATTTACTGTCTGAGGTCCAAACAACCATTGCCGAAGAATAGCAGCATTCTTGCATTGAGTCCGTTCCTCGACGACGATGGTATTGTTAGAGTTGGTGGACGCTTAAGACATCTCAACGATGCGACTGTCTGCAAGAACCCTATACTGATACCGGGGAAGCATCACATTGCGACCTTACTTGTACGCAAGTACCATCAACTGGTGCAACACCAAGGGCGCCACTTTACGGAGGGAAAGGTCAGGTCCTGTGGGTTCTGGGTCACCGGCTGCAAGCGCCTTGTTTCGTCCCTCATTCACAAGTGTGTTACTTGTCGGCGACAACGTGGGAGCTTCGCAACCCAGAAGATGTCTGACTTGCCTACAGACCGCATACTGCCAGGAGAGCCACCGTTCACTTCGGTGGGAGTAGATATCTTTGGGCCCTGGGACGTCGTGACTCGTCGCACTCGGGGAGTTCCAGCCAACGGCAAACGATGGGCAGCACTGTTCACATGTCTGGTGACACGCGCAGTCCATGTCGAGGTAGTAGAGGAGATGTCCGCATCATCCTTCATCAATGCCCTGAAGCGCTTTACAGCCATACGAGGACAGGCAAAGGAGTACCGTTCCGACAGAGGAACCAACTTTGTTGGCGCTACCGACCCTCTACAGATCGACGCAATCAACGTGGAAGATCGTCAGGTCAAGGATTTCCTGCACTCTCGGGGGACAACCTGGATTTTCAACCCGCCCCATGCATCCCATATGGGTGGAGCTTGGGAGCGCATGATAGGGTTGACACGGCGCATATTGGACAACATGTTGAAGGATCATTCAGCACAGGGTCTTACGCACGAGGTACTTACCACCTTTCTGGCCGAGGCAAGTGCGATCATAAATTCTCGCCCACTTACCGCCGTTTCGTCAGATCCAGACTCGCCTTTTGTCCTTACCCCAAGCATTTTGCTTACTCAGAAGACGGATGTACCGACCGAAGCTGTATGCGACACAACTGCTAAGGACCTCTTCAAGGTACAGTGGAAGAGAGTACAGCACCTCGCCAAGATGTTCTGGGACAAATGGAAGAAGGAATACCTGCATACCTTGCAAGCGCGTAAGAAGTGGCATCATGGTCAACGTAACATTAGCGTTGGTGACATAGTGTTGTTAAAGGATGTCGAAACCCATCGCAACAACTGGCCGCTTGGACGCATTACTGCAACGTTTCCTGGCAAGGACAACTTGGTTCGCAAGGTTGAAGTACGTGTCAGCAAGGACGGCAAGACCACCTCTTACGTCAGACCAGTGACGGAACTCATTTTATTATTGGAGAACTGA
- the LOC136271931 gene encoding serine/threonine-protein phosphatase 6 regulatory ankyrin repeat subunit C-like codes for MRGLNTTVQLLLENGADINLRINEGFTPLYVACHHGHISTVKLLIENGADINLCNEQGLSPLHNVCNHGRESILQYLIRNGANINLLSKEGYSPLDLACKEGHISTVELLIENGADINLCTEYGISPLHSACYHGRESISRYLIKKGANINLLSKEGYSPLDLALFTIEEIVDEEISFLESSCERLRKEIERYSTPLERRAQARDSCIATWLMRSGTRVIQLMIQWYCREMSKVETLLKEYPMNMLQCDQREPKTEMAEAKRNLRMRCIITAYGMMNIQLW; via the exons ATGCGTGGACTTAATAcaactgtacaacttttacttgaaaatggagcagatattaatctaCGTATCAATGAAGGATTTACTCCTCTTTATGTAGCTTGCCATCATGGACACATTAGCACCGTgaaacttttaattgaaaatggagcagacattaatctTTGTAACGAACAAGGGTTAAGCCCTCTTCATAATGTTTGTAACCATGGACGTGAAagcattttacaatatttaatcaGAAATGGGGCAAACATTAATCTACTTAGCAAGGAAGGTTACAGTCCTCTTGATTTAGCTTGTAAGGAAGGACACATTAGCACTGTGgaacttttaattgaaaatggagcagacattaatctTTGTACCGAATACGGGATAAGCCCTCTTCATAGTGCTTGTTACCATGGACGTGAAAGCATTTCACGGTATCTAATCAAAAAAGGGGCAAACATTAATCTACTTAGCAAGGAAGGTTACAGTCCTCTTGATTTAGCTT TATTTACAATTGAGGAAATAGTAGATGAAGAAATTTCATTTTTGGAGAGCAGTTGCGAGCGATTGCGCAAGGAGATAGAGAGATACTCAACACCGTTAGAAAGACGAGCGCAAGCGCGCGATTCGTGCATAGCGACTTGGTTGATGCGATCGGGGACCAGAGTCATTCAACTGATGATACAGTGGTACTGCAGGGAAATGAGCAAAGTGGAAACCTTGTTGAAGGAGTATCCAATGAACATGTTACAGTGCGACCAGCGAGAGCCCAAAACAGAAATGGCAGAAGCGAAACGGAACTTGCGGATGCGCTGTATAATTACAGCTTATGGAATGATGAACATCCAGTTATGGTGA